A stretch of Xanthocytophaga agilis DNA encodes these proteins:
- a CDS encoding sigma-70 family RNA polymerase sigma factor has protein sequence MSKKAQEKIPGWVAFKEGSTEAFSALYFQYFKSLYEYGMRLCQDEDLVKDCIHDLFIKLWSNKSNLGNVSNIKSYLLVSLRGLIYDTFNSQRRRPATELEEDYHFEMVFSAESEWIDKENFTQQTQGILDALNQLTPRQKEVIYLRYFEELSYEEIAEVMQLSVKATYKLVGRGMEALREILNVSKKTLLILLVSTFMEVRQWLVVH, from the coding sequence ATGAGTAAAAAAGCACAAGAGAAAATACCGGGTTGGGTTGCTTTTAAAGAAGGAAGCACAGAAGCTTTCTCAGCTCTGTATTTTCAGTACTTTAAAAGCCTGTATGAATATGGTATGCGACTCTGCCAGGATGAAGATCTGGTCAAGGATTGTATTCATGATTTGTTTATCAAACTGTGGAGTAACAAAAGTAATCTGGGAAATGTCTCCAATATAAAATCCTATCTTTTGGTTTCCTTACGAGGTCTTATCTACGATACCTTTAACTCCCAGCGTCGACGTCCAGCAACGGAGCTTGAAGAAGATTACCATTTTGAAATGGTGTTTTCTGCAGAATCTGAATGGATTGACAAAGAAAACTTTACTCAGCAAACCCAGGGAATATTAGATGCATTGAATCAGTTAACTCCTCGCCAGAAAGAGGTTATCTATCTGCGTTATTTCGAAGAACTTAGCTATGAGGAGATTGCTGAGGTAATGCAGCTTTCTGTCAAAGCTACCTATAAGTTGGTAGGGCGAGGGATGGAAGCATTGCGGGAAATTTTGAATGTTTCAAAAAAAACGCTTTTAATTTTATTGGTGAGTACTTTCATGGAAGTTCGTCAATGGCTAGTTGTACACTAA